From Pongo pygmaeus isolate AG05252 chromosome 2, NHGRI_mPonPyg2-v2.0_pri, whole genome shotgun sequence, a single genomic window includes:
- the TNNC1 gene encoding troponin C, slow skeletal and cardiac muscles, translated as MDDIYKAAVEQLTEEQKNEFKAAFDIFVLGAEDGCISTKELGKVMRMLGQNPTPEELQEMIDEVDEDGSGTVDFDEFLVMMVRCMKDDSKGKSEEELSDLFRMFDKNADGYIDLDELKIMLQATGETITEDDIEELMKDGDKNNDGRIDYDEFLEFMKGVE; from the exons GTAGAGCAGCTGACAGAAGAGCAGAAAAATG AGTTCAAGGCAGCCTTCGACATCTTCGTGCTGGGCGCTGAGGATGGCTGCATCAGCACCAAGGAGCTGGGCAAGGTGATGAGGATGCTGGGCCAGAACCCCACCCCTGAGGAGCTGCAGGAGATGATCGATGAGGTGGACGAGGACG GCAGCGGCACGGTGGACTTTGATGAGTTCCTGGTCATGATGGTTCGGTGCATGAAGGACGACAGCAAAGGGAAATCTGAGGAGGAGCTGTCTGACCTCTTCCGCATGTTTGACAA AAACGCTGATGGCTACATCGACTTGGATGAGCTGAAGATAATGCTGCAGGCTACAGGCGAGACCATCACGGAGGACGACATCGAGGAGCTCATGAAGGACGGAGACAAGAACAACGACGGCCGCATCGACTATGATG AGTTCCTGGAGTTCATGAAGGGTGTGGAGTAG